One genomic window of Haliotis asinina isolate JCU_RB_2024 chromosome 4, JCU_Hal_asi_v2, whole genome shotgun sequence includes the following:
- the LOC137280726 gene encoding uncharacterized protein: MLKKFRTATHRFKLQLNAAWRQRLQPEHLPVVLREQFDAVLLELRDRVNGHDGDRVGLSLEHPALDSDIRIPLRRMDELQRENILAQVGKVQQSNHELNIDDSMDIFLLHVDDPECMGEGYGRPRHIVGLNTFLERKQWIVQIKNENDPLCFARALMVASHHVHKPDPATKEWAKEWKYLCDHRKPAQLKAVKALFHQLKIPEGPCTGHATWGQFSQRLAPYYQVKIYSQDVMNRLLYKSEVPQPIKILHLYYHHQHYDVITSMTAFTGCPYYCETCDQGYSNPQDHRCTQEFCCSWCQCPGLCGDVDNEGLFCLQCGGWFHNQYCFQRHQTASAKHRSTCSTIHTCHHCYAKANVRKIKGMAHKCGTNRDCKICKEPFEQNHQCYMPSSNQPNTMKKKMVKTVMKTKNDNSANLSFMTLNVLRIKCPWRKEGEGPSHIKVFRRATTLKNVGDWLLSLADKKTREKRKAPSSNHQPSKKCSKPPSADDVEQHDEEEEEEEEEEEEKKDLAIDDDDVIVIALNYCGYDGHLLQQYFHCHLVKAPEIILRGNLILQMNMGRLVFKDSLNYLTMAQKQFPKTFGLTELKKGYFPHFFNTEAHQGYVGPYPPVSTYDPDSMCHAERKAS; the protein is encoded by the exons ATGCTGAAGAAGTTCCGGACAGCCACCCATCGGTTCAAGCTCCAGCTCAATGCAGCTTGGCGACAGCGTCTCCAACCTGAACATTTACCCGTCGTTCTCCGAGAACAGTTTGATGCTGTTTTGTTAGAGCTGAGAGACCGTGTGAACGGCCATGATGGTGATCGGGTCGGTTTGAGTTTAGAACACCCCGCTCTGGATTCCGACATCCGAATCCCGTTACGTCGCATGGACGAGCTCCAGAGAGAGAACATTTTGGCTCAGGTAGGAAAAGTTCAACAAAGCAACCATGAGTTGAACATCGATGACAGCATGGACATTTTTTTGCTCCACGTTGACGATCCCGAATGCATGGGCGAGGGATACGGGCGACCCAGACACATTGTTGGCTTAAACACTTTCCTAGAAAGGAAACAATGGATCGTTCAAATCAAGAATGAAAACGATCCACTCTGTTTTGCTCGTGCCCTCATGGTGGCCAGCCACCATGTTCACAAACCGGATCCCGCAACGAAGGAATGGGCGAAGGAATGGAAGTACCTATGCGACCATCGTAAACCAGCTCAACTGAAAGCAGTCAAGGCCTTATTTCATCAACTGAAGATCCCCGAAGGTCCGTGTACAGGACATGCCACGTGGGGGCAGTTTAGTCAACGTTTGGCACCTTATTATCAAGTCAAAATCTACTCCCAAGATGTCATGAATCGTCTCCTGTACAAGAGCGAGGTGCCTCAACCGATCAAGATCCTGCACTTGtattaccaccaccaacattatgacgtcatcacGTCCATGACGGCTTTCACAGGTTGTCCCTACTACTGCGAAACCTGTGACCAAGGATACAGCAACCCGCAAGATCATCGCTGCACCCAGGAATTTTGTTGTTCCTGGTGTCAGTGTCCTGGATTGTGTGGTGACGTGGACAACGAAGGGCTCTTCTGCCTTCAATGCGGAGGATGGTTTCACAACCAATACTGCTTTCAACGTCATCAAACAGCCTCTGCCAAGCATCGAAGCACTTGCTCCACCATTCACACTTGTCATCACTGCTATGCCAAAGCGAACGTGAGAAAAATCAAGGGGATGGCCCACAAGTGCGGCACAAATCGCGATTGCAAGATCTGTAAAGAGCCCTTCGAACAAAACCACCAGTGCTACATGCCGTCATCGAATCAACCAAACACGATGAAGAAGAAGATGGTGAAAACAGTGATGAAGACAAAGAACGACAACAGCGCCAATTTATCTTTCATGACCTTGAATGTACTCAGGATCAAG TGTCCATGGCGCAAAGAAGGAGAAGGACCTAGCCACATCAAAGTGTTTCGAAGGGCGACAACCTTGAAGAACGTGGGGGACTGGCTGCTCAGTCTGGCGGATAAGAAAACCAGAGAGAAACGGAAGGCACCATCATCAAACCACCAGCCCTCGAAAAAATGCTCCAAACCACCATCCGCAGATGATGTTGAACAACACGacgaagaggaggaggaggaagaagaagaagaagaagaaaagaaagacCTTGCCATtgacgatgatgacgtcatcgtcATTGCTCTCAACTACTGTGGGTATGATGGACACCTGCTCCAGCAGTACTTTCATTGTCATCTTGTGAAAGCACCCGAGATCATCCTACGAGGGAACCTGATCTTACAAATGAACATGGGTCGCCTCGTCTTCAAGGATTCTCTCAATTATCTCACGATGGCTCAAAAACAGTTTCCAAAAACCTTTGGATTGACGGAACTCAAGAAAGGATACTTTCCTCACTTTTTCAACACCGAAGCTCATCAAGGCTATGTGGGTCCTTATCCTCCCGTGTCCACCTACGATCCTGACAGCATGTGTCATGCTGAACGCAAAGCTTCTTAG